One stretch of Arachis hypogaea cultivar Tifrunner chromosome 20, arahy.Tifrunner.gnm2.J5K5, whole genome shotgun sequence DNA includes these proteins:
- the LOC112784445 gene encoding uncharacterized protein, which translates to MDNITASEVAGLGVGTLLLCATIAAPKIDAFFSSSQRSALGMCRRCGNLRRLACSRCKGTGSVKEGGILRLGSNLMDDLYENLGYQSKVKQISCVKCQARGYFSCPECSKQ; encoded by the exons ATGGATAACATCACAGCAAGCGAAGTTGCAGGTTTGGGAGTTGGCACGCTTCTCCTTTGTGCCACCATTGCTGCCCCCAAAATCGatgctttcttctcttcttctcagcGCAG TGCACTGGGGATGTGCAGGCGATGTGGCAATCTGAGGAGATTAGCTTGTTCTAGATGTAAAGGAACTGGCTCAGTCAAAGAAGGCGGAATTCTAAGACTCGGTAGTAACCTCATGGATGACTTGTATGAAAATCTTGGTTATCAATCAAAGGTCAAGCAGATATCTTGTGTAAAATGTCAAGCCAGAGGTTACTTTTCATGTCCTGAATGTTCTAAACAATAA
- the LOC112784080 gene encoding small ribosomal subunit protein bTHXm, with protein MASSAMQRCGIAATARWLMASSTASGGVALPTVCGRGDKKTKKGKRFKGSYGNARPKKEKMIERIKDKVEVPRSTPWPLPFKLI; from the coding sequence ATGGCGAGCAGTGCGATGCAGCGGTGCGGCATAGCAGCCACTGCAAGGTGGTTGATGGCGTCCTCGACGGCGTCTGGAGGAGTAGCTTTACCTACGGTGTGCGGGCGAGGTGACAAGAAGACGAAGAAGGGGAAGAGATTCAAGGGATCGTACGGTAACGCTAGGccgaagaaggagaagatgataGAACGCATCAAGGACAAAGTCGAAGTCCCCAGGTCCACTCCTTGGCCTCTCCCTTTCAAGCTCATTTGA